From the genome of Amia ocellicauda isolate fAmiCal2 chromosome 14, fAmiCal2.hap1, whole genome shotgun sequence, one region includes:
- the creb3l4 gene encoding cyclic AMP-responsive element-binding protein 3-like protein 4 isoform X1 produces MDISGYIREMDAENGGVFFGQREEDMGIEGGLSTRGPFSCPDSIYSASPEKTLEEWAMDPHCALNDSESEDVLHTIINPNDVYPSSGAPLESTSESDSGISDDPRSDSPHGPPAATAPTVYQVVYDIGSLDAVKTEPEHRNVDVISIELDEWSSQMLIPQSCIVNELPLVPTGKSTSALSVPAASQDANSLDSLPLYPDLCLTEEEQKLLTQEGISLPSNLPLTKAEERILKKVRRKIRNKQSAQDSRRRKKEYIDGLESRVAACSAQNHELQKTVEQLEKHNVSLLAQLRALQSLIKQTATKAAQTGTCIMIIIFSLALIIFPSYSPFLWGPADVEDSYAPKGVISRNILTDSASSSLPETGDDVVAAVGYGPLPFSPDTGQSESADPPPTLPQQPIETPEAALQGGMAQDEGQSKNGSSLQAEDRTNQLALDMGPSKAQGGASIDSAKPAHADEM; encoded by the exons ATGGATATCAGTGGCTATATAAGG GAGATGGACGCCGAGAACGGGGGGGTGTTTTTCGGCCAGAGGGAGGAGGACATGGGAATAGAAGGGGGCCTGAGCACTCGGGGGCCCTTCTCCTGCCCCGATTCAATCTACAGCGCCAGCCCAGAGAAAACCCTGGAGGAGTGGGCCATGGACCCCCACTGT GCGCTGAACGACAGCGAGTCGGAGGATGTCCTCCACACCATCATCAACCCCAACGACGTGTACCCCTCCTCCGGGGCTCCCCTGGAGTCAACCTCGGAGAGCGACAGCGGCATCTCTGATGACCCCCGGTCCGACAGCCCCCACGGGCCCCCCGCTGCCACCGCCCCTACCGTCTACCAGGTGGTGTACGACATCGGCAGTCTGGACGCGGTCAAGACGGAGCCGGAGCACCGCAACGTGGACGTCATCTCGATCGAGCTGG ATGAGTGGAGCTCCCAGATGTTGATCCCCCAGTCTTGCATCGTCAACGAGCTGCCTCTGGTGCCGACGGGCAAATCCACTTCCGCCCTGTCAGTGCCCGCTGCCTCGCAAGATGCCAACAGCCTGGACAGCTTACCA CTGTACCCAGATCTATGCCTGACAGAGGAGGAACAGAAGCTCCTGACCCAGGAAGGAATCTCTCTGCCCAGCAACCTGCCCCTTACCAAG GCTGAGGAGCGGATTCTGAAGAAGGTGAGGCGCAAGATCCGCAACAAGCAGTCGGCGCAGGACAGCCGGCGCAGGAAGAAGGAGTACATCGACGGGCTGGAGAGCAG GGTGGCGGCCTGTTCGGCGCAGAACCACGAGCTCCAGAAGACTGTGGAGCAGCTGGAGAAGCACAACGT GTCTCTGTTGGCACAGCTGAGGGCACTGCAGTCCCTGATCAAGCAGACTGCAACCAAGGCCGCACAGACGGGCACCTGCATCATG ATCATTATCTTCTCCCTGGCCCTGATCATCTTCCCCAGTTACAGCCCCTTCCTCTGGGGCCCGGCAGACGTAGAGGACAGCTACGCGCCTAAAGGAG TAATCTCCAGGAACATCCTGACCGACTCCGCCTCCTCCAGTCTTCCCGAAACTGGGGATGATGTCGTCGCTGCCGTTGGATATGGCCCCCTGCCCTTCTCCCCGGACACTGGCCAATCGGAATCTGCCGACCCGCCCCCCACGCTCCCACAGCAGCCAATCGAAACGCCGGAAGCCGCTCTCCAGGGGGGCATGGCTCAGGATGAGGGCCAATCCAAGAATGGTTCATCGTTGCAGGCGGAAGACAGGACTAATCAGCTGGCATTGGACATGGGGCCCTCCAAAGCACAGGGGGGCGCCAGCATAGACTCTGCGAAACCTGCTCACGCTGACGAAATGTAG
- the LOC136767568 gene encoding histidine N-acetyltransferase: MMDMGGSQSDELEFCLGTEQDFEQVLDISEGSHDGLDYMAVTYHCWLKEPGRMVFLAKKQGKVVALESALLVDGGETVVLQGLRVHPAQRGLGVAGAIQRHVSQYLRTHCPLVATRRLARGDDPGPEALSKYRLLSREAILTLCGEVSELGPFLVDLERKLGQEAGREGVPQPVLLSQEAAETLVLSEHVVRNLLPAGNIINDWEPLKPIESNLEILRRRGLTWVADRAELPAALSLCTTPYRVPYRPDAYHFNINIFGSDQTRARLVFLAQLRQLLPSLCGYVIFHNYVHPSLWPGMREFCRSSAGVSLFRDYWEELMLETDI; encoded by the exons ATGATGGATATGGGTGGCAGCCAATCCGATGAACTTGAGTTCTGCCTGGGGACCGAGCAGGATTTCGAGCAGGTCCTGGACATATCGGAGGGGAGCCATGATGGTCTGGACTACATGGCGGTCACTTACCACTGCTGGCTGAAAGAACCAGGGCGCATGGTCTTCCTGGCAAAGAAACAGGGCAAAGTG GTCGCCCTGGAGTCTGCACTCCTGGTGGACGGGGGTGAGACGGTGGTCCTGCAGGGGCTACGCGTGCACCCGGCCCAGAGAGGCCTGGGGGTGGCGGGGGCCATCCAGAGACACGTCAGCCAGTACCTCCGGACACACTGCCCCCTCGTCGCCACCCGCAGGCTGGCCAGGGGGGACGACCCGGGTCCGGAGGCCCTGTCCAAATACCGCCTGCTGTCCAGAGAG GCCATCCTGACCCTGTGCGGCGAGGTGTCCGAACTGGGGCCCTTCCTGGTGGATCTTGAGCGGAAGCTGGGGCAGGAGGCGGGCCGAGAGGGGGTCCCGCAGCCTGTGCTCCTCAGCCAGGAGGCGGCGGAGACTCTGGTGCTGAGCGAACACGTGGTGAGAAACCTCCTTCCTGCTGGCAACATCATCAACGACTGGGAGCCCCTGAAGCCCATCGAGAGCAACCTGGAGATCCTGCGCAGGCGGGGGCTGACGTGGGTGGCGGACCGGGCGGAGCTGCCCGCCGCTCTCAGCCTTTGCACCACACCCTACCGCGTGCCGTACCGCCCGGACGCCTACCACTTCAACATCAACATCTTTGGCTCCGACCAGACCCGGGCCCGCTTGGTTTTCCTGGCCCAGCTGCGCCAGCTGCTGCCCTCACTCTGCGGCTACGTCATCTTCCACAACTACGTGCATCCCTCACTCTGGCCTGGGATGAGGGAGTTCTGCCGCAGCTCGGCCGGGGTTTCCCTCTTCCGGGACTACTGGGAGGAGCTGATGTTGGAGACTGATATCTGA
- the creb3l4 gene encoding cyclic AMP-responsive element-binding protein 3-like protein 4 isoform X2 — MDAENGGVFFGQREEDMGIEGGLSTRGPFSCPDSIYSASPEKTLEEWAMDPHCALNDSESEDVLHTIINPNDVYPSSGAPLESTSESDSGISDDPRSDSPHGPPAATAPTVYQVVYDIGSLDAVKTEPEHRNVDVISIELDEWSSQMLIPQSCIVNELPLVPTGKSTSALSVPAASQDANSLDSLPLYPDLCLTEEEQKLLTQEGISLPSNLPLTKAEERILKKVRRKIRNKQSAQDSRRRKKEYIDGLESRVAACSAQNHELQKTVEQLEKHNVSLLAQLRALQSLIKQTATKAAQTGTCIMIIIFSLALIIFPSYSPFLWGPADVEDSYAPKGVISRNILTDSASSSLPETGDDVVAAVGYGPLPFSPDTGQSESADPPPTLPQQPIETPEAALQGGMAQDEGQSKNGSSLQAEDRTNQLALDMGPSKAQGGASIDSAKPAHADEM; from the exons ATGGACGCCGAGAACGGGGGGGTGTTTTTCGGCCAGAGGGAGGAGGACATGGGAATAGAAGGGGGCCTGAGCACTCGGGGGCCCTTCTCCTGCCCCGATTCAATCTACAGCGCCAGCCCAGAGAAAACCCTGGAGGAGTGGGCCATGGACCCCCACTGT GCGCTGAACGACAGCGAGTCGGAGGATGTCCTCCACACCATCATCAACCCCAACGACGTGTACCCCTCCTCCGGGGCTCCCCTGGAGTCAACCTCGGAGAGCGACAGCGGCATCTCTGATGACCCCCGGTCCGACAGCCCCCACGGGCCCCCCGCTGCCACCGCCCCTACCGTCTACCAGGTGGTGTACGACATCGGCAGTCTGGACGCGGTCAAGACGGAGCCGGAGCACCGCAACGTGGACGTCATCTCGATCGAGCTGG ATGAGTGGAGCTCCCAGATGTTGATCCCCCAGTCTTGCATCGTCAACGAGCTGCCTCTGGTGCCGACGGGCAAATCCACTTCCGCCCTGTCAGTGCCCGCTGCCTCGCAAGATGCCAACAGCCTGGACAGCTTACCA CTGTACCCAGATCTATGCCTGACAGAGGAGGAACAGAAGCTCCTGACCCAGGAAGGAATCTCTCTGCCCAGCAACCTGCCCCTTACCAAG GCTGAGGAGCGGATTCTGAAGAAGGTGAGGCGCAAGATCCGCAACAAGCAGTCGGCGCAGGACAGCCGGCGCAGGAAGAAGGAGTACATCGACGGGCTGGAGAGCAG GGTGGCGGCCTGTTCGGCGCAGAACCACGAGCTCCAGAAGACTGTGGAGCAGCTGGAGAAGCACAACGT GTCTCTGTTGGCACAGCTGAGGGCACTGCAGTCCCTGATCAAGCAGACTGCAACCAAGGCCGCACAGACGGGCACCTGCATCATG ATCATTATCTTCTCCCTGGCCCTGATCATCTTCCCCAGTTACAGCCCCTTCCTCTGGGGCCCGGCAGACGTAGAGGACAGCTACGCGCCTAAAGGAG TAATCTCCAGGAACATCCTGACCGACTCCGCCTCCTCCAGTCTTCCCGAAACTGGGGATGATGTCGTCGCTGCCGTTGGATATGGCCCCCTGCCCTTCTCCCCGGACACTGGCCAATCGGAATCTGCCGACCCGCCCCCCACGCTCCCACAGCAGCCAATCGAAACGCCGGAAGCCGCTCTCCAGGGGGGCATGGCTCAGGATGAGGGCCAATCCAAGAATGGTTCATCGTTGCAGGCGGAAGACAGGACTAATCAGCTGGCATTGGACATGGGGCCCTCCAAAGCACAGGGGGGCGCCAGCATAGACTCTGCGAAACCTGCTCACGCTGACGAAATGTAG
- the slc39a3 gene encoding zinc transporter ZIP3 → MVRAQSGPAGWGAEGTPAPLLVSGLAVKLGALFVLLFMTLLCGFAPLFLVRSSWRFSVDSETRRKWLSLVSCFAGGVFLATCLLDLVPDYLSGINEVFDTLQITLEFPLPEFIMAMGFFLVLVMEQIVLAFKDQSGGSLEERRALLVESSIQGGRGLAHAHGIGRAGAEGAEDEVGPGGEGVHLHVDFNSHSVIRSCILVFSLSLHSVFEGLAVGLQQERDKVLEICVALLIHKSVIAFSLALKLTQGRLRRGVVAGCLLLFSIMSPLGIGLGTALTATAATPEHRLARASLEGIAAGTFIYITFMEILPHELGAPQHRIPKVALLLTGFAVVTGVLFIKI, encoded by the exons ATGGTCCGGGCCCAGTCCGGGCCGGCGGGCTGGGGGGCAGAGGGCACCCCGGCTCCTCTGCTGGTGTCCGGGCTGGCCGTCAAGCTCGGCGCGCTGTTCGTGCTGCTGTTCATGACGTTGCTGTGCGGCTTTGCACCGCTTTTCCTAGTCCGGAGCTCCTGGAGGTTCAGCGTGGACTCAG AGACGAGGAGGAAGTGGCTGAGTTTAGTGAGTTGCTTTGCCGGCGGGGTGTTCCTGGCCACCTGCCTGCTGGACCTGGTGCCCGACTACCTGTCGGGGATCAATGAGGTGTTCGATACCCTGCAGATCACG CTCGAGTTCCCCCTGCCCGAGTTCATCATGGCCATGGGCTTCTTCCTGGTGCTGGTGATGGAGCAGATCGTGCTGGCCTTCAAGGACCAATCGGGAGGCTCCCTGGAGGAGAGGCGGGCCCTGCTGGTGGAGTCCAGCATCCAAGGTGGCCGGGGCCTCGCCCACGCCCACGGGATCGGCCGGGCCGGGGCCGAGGGGGCTGAGGACGAGGTGGGCCCGGGCGGGGAGGGCGTGCACCTCCACGTGGACTTCAACTCGCACTCGGTTATCCGCTCGTGCATCCTGGTGTTCTCGCTGTCGCTGCACTCGGTGTTCGAGGGGCTGGCGGTGGGACTGCAGCAGGAGCGCGACAAGGTGCTGGAGATCTGCGTGGCACTGCTCATCCACAAGAGTGTCATCGCCTTCAGCCTGGCACTCAAGCTGACCCAGGGCCGGCTGAGGCGCGGCGTGGTGGCCGGCTGCCTGCTCCTCTTCTCCATCATGTCCCCCCTGGGTATCGGCCTGGGCACGGCACTCACCGCCACGGCCGCCACCCCCGAGCACCGCCTGGCCCGCGCCAGTCTAGAGGGCATCGCCGCCGGCACCTTCATCTACATCACCTTCATGGAGATCCTGCCCCACGAGCTGGGCGCCCCCCAGCACCGCATCCCTAAGGTGGCGCTGCTGCTCACGGGCTTCGCTGTGGTCACCGGCGTCCTCTTTATTAAGATCTAG